In Phormidium yuhuli AB48, one genomic interval encodes:
- a CDS encoding DUF2442 domain-containing protein, whose amino-acid sequence MLQDIVAVEPLENDQLRIHFEDGVEGIVQLSQLINFTGVFAPLTDPDYFATVKVNPDWGTIYWENGADLDPDVLYCLLTSSHANSKNIAWDSHHY is encoded by the coding sequence ATGCTTCAAGATATTGTCGCTGTCGAACCTCTTGAGAACGACCAACTTCGGATTCATTTTGAAGATGGTGTTGAGGGGATTGTACAGCTAAGTCAGTTAATTAACTTTACAGGAGTGTTCGCCCCCCTTACAGATCCAGATTACTTTGCCACAGTGAAGGTGAATCCCGACTGGGGAACAATCTATTGGGAAAATGGGGCCGATTTAGATCCTGACGTTCTCTATTGTCTTTTGACATCCTCCCACGCTAATTCAAAGAATATAGCGTGGGATTCCCACCATTACTGA
- a CDS encoding DUF1818 family protein, protein MAKILKQGPGWRLGYHPEAGSYVGLLGGDNFAFELTEAEFEEFRRLLQQLSETIVAITPELMDEERITCEVESDRLWMEADGYPGNYRIRLILNHGRRCEGEWSPEVVPNLLQAVKMIEVF, encoded by the coding sequence ATGGCTAAGATTCTCAAACAGGGCCCGGGTTGGCGGCTGGGCTATCATCCAGAGGCTGGATCTTATGTGGGGTTATTGGGGGGGGATAATTTCGCTTTTGAGTTAACTGAGGCGGAGTTTGAGGAGTTTCGCCGCTTGTTGCAACAACTGAGTGAGACGATTGTGGCGATTACCCCGGAGTTAATGGATGAAGAACGCATTACCTGTGAGGTGGAGAGCGATCGCCTTTGGATGGAGGCTGATGGCTATCCAGGGAACTATCGCATTCGTCTAATTCTCAATCATGGACGACGCTGTGAGGGAGAATGGTCACCAGAGGTGGTTCCGAATTTGCTTCAGGCGGTGAAAATGATAGAGGTGTTTTAG
- the ndhL gene encoding NAD(P)H-quinone oxidoreductase subunit L translates to MIALTPELLALALYLGLAGAYLLVVPLGIYLYLQKRWYVASSIERFIMYFLVFMFFPGMIIWGLFLNFRPQKRELNL, encoded by the coding sequence ATGATTGCGCTGACCCCAGAACTGCTTGCCCTCGCCTTGTATCTCGGTTTAGCCGGAGCCTATCTACTGGTGGTTCCCCTGGGAATCTATCTGTACCTTCAGAAGCGTTGGTATGTGGCCAGTTCCATTGAACGGTTTATCATGTACTTCTTGGTGTTCATGTTCTTCCCGGGCATGATTATCTGGGGGCTGTTCCTCAACTTCCGCCCTCAGAAACGTGAACTCAATCTCTAA
- a CDS encoding RNA-guided endonuclease InsQ/TnpB family protein: MLVFEAKLEGAKEQYERLDEAIRTARFVRNSCLRYWMDNKGVGRYELSAYCAVLAQEFPWAKKLNSMARQASAERAWAAIARFYNNCKKTIPGKKGFPKFKKHKTRDSVEYKTSGWTLSEDRRTINFTDGFQAGRFKMWGTRDLHFYQLKQIKRVRVVRRADGYYVQFCIDQERREERELTGKTIGLDVGLNHFYTDSDGQTVENPRYLRKSERALKRLQRRFAKTQKGSKNREKARTRLGRKHLKVSRQRKDFAVKTALCVVRSNDLVAYEDLKVRNLVKNHNLAKSLSDAAWSTFRQWLEYFGKVFGVATVAVPPQYTSQNCSNCGENVPKSLSMRTHRCPHCGLVIDRDWNAAINILELGLRTVGHTGTHASGDIDLCLGGETPQGKSSRGKRKPHQ, from the coding sequence ATGCTGGTATTTGAAGCCAAGCTAGAAGGAGCCAAAGAGCAGTACGAACGGCTGGACGAGGCGATTCGGACGGCTCGGTTTGTTCGTAACAGTTGCCTGAGATACTGGATGGACAACAAAGGAGTTGGACGGTATGAACTGAGCGCCTATTGTGCGGTTCTTGCCCAAGAGTTTCCTTGGGCAAAAAAGCTGAACTCAATGGCTCGTCAAGCCTCGGCGGAACGAGCTTGGGCAGCTATAGCCCGTTTCTACAATAACTGCAAGAAAACGATTCCCGGCAAAAAAGGGTTCCCTAAATTCAAGAAGCACAAGACTCGCGATTCAGTCGAGTACAAAACCTCAGGTTGGACGCTGTCAGAGGATAGAAGAACAATCAACTTCACTGACGGATTCCAGGCGGGACGCTTCAAGATGTGGGGGACTCGTGACTTGCATTTCTATCAGTTAAAGCAGATTAAACGGGTGAGAGTGGTCCGTCGCGCTGATGGCTACTACGTTCAGTTCTGTATCGACCAAGAGCGCCGGGAGGAACGAGAGCTGACTGGAAAAACGATCGGGTTAGATGTCGGATTAAATCATTTCTACACCGATTCAGACGGTCAGACGGTGGAGAATCCCAGATATCTCAGAAAGTCTGAGAGAGCGCTTAAGCGTCTCCAACGTCGATTCGCTAAGACCCAGAAAGGTTCCAAAAACCGAGAGAAGGCGAGAACTCGGTTAGGGAGGAAGCACCTCAAGGTAAGTAGGCAGCGTAAAGACTTTGCCGTCAAGACGGCATTGTGCGTCGTCCGGTCTAACGACTTGGTAGCCTATGAGGACTTGAAGGTGCGAAATCTGGTAAAAAACCATAATCTGGCTAAATCGCTCTCGGATGCGGCCTGGTCAACGTTCCGTCAGTGGCTGGAGTATTTCGGTAAGGTGTTCGGGGTGGCAACGGTTGCTGTCCCCCCCCAGTACACGAGCCAGAATTGCTCCAACTGCGGGGAGAACGTTCCCAAGTCTCTGTCAATGAGAACTCACCGCTGTCCTCATTGTGGTTTGGTCATCGACAGAGATTGGAATGCAGCCATCAACATCCTTGAATTAGGATTGCGTACCGTAGGGCATACGGGAACTCACGCCTCTGGAGACATCGATCTCTGCCTTGGTGGGGAGACTCCTCAAGGTAAGTCGAGTCGTGGAAAGAGGAAACCTCATCAGTAA
- the dnaK gene encoding molecular chaperone DnaK: protein MGRVVGIDLGTTNSVVAVMEGGKPVVIANAEGMRTTPSVVGFSKDGERLVGQLARRQTVLNPQNTFYAIKRFVGRQYSELDPVSKRVPYTIRRDDFGNVKIACPRMKRDFAPEELSAMILRKLADDAQRYLGEEVTGAVITVPAYFNDAQRQATRDAGRIAGLEVKRILNEPTAASLAYGLDRADSQTILVFDLGGGTFDVSVLEVGDGVFEVKATSGDTQLGGNDFDKKIVDYLAEQFLETEKIDLRRDRQALQRLTEAAEKAKIELSGVGVTDINLPFITATEDGPKHIETRLSRGQFEGLCGDLLRRLRLPVKQAVIDAGLHPREIDEIVLVGGSTRMPMVEDLVRNLIRKDPNQNVNPDEVVAIGGAIQAGILDGEIADVLLLDVTPLSVGLETVGGVMKKLIPRNTTIPVRRSDIFSTSENNQSQVEIHIAQGEREMAADNKSLGRFKLTGIPPAPRGVPQIQVAFDIDANGILQVSALDRATGREQSITVQGASTLNEAEIQNAIRQADKFAETDRLRREKVDRRNRAEALAARAERELRSVALDFGLSFAQGTRRRVEALVRELRDSLARNDERGLDLASASLQDALYELTREVSEYSLEAKGEGFFDNIRRTIVGDDDPNYGFEERRPVRRGPPPDRISRMSRTNAYDEDWGDDDDWF from the coding sequence ATGGGAAGAGTCGTCGGCATTGACCTAGGCACTACAAACTCAGTTGTTGCTGTGATGGAAGGCGGCAAACCCGTCGTTATTGCTAATGCAGAAGGAATGCGGACGACCCCTTCAGTCGTGGGCTTCAGCAAGGATGGAGAACGGCTTGTGGGACAGCTAGCACGTCGTCAGACCGTCCTTAACCCGCAAAATACCTTTTATGCCATTAAACGCTTTGTGGGACGCCAATACAGTGAATTAGACCCAGTCTCGAAACGAGTTCCCTACACCATCCGCCGTGATGACTTTGGCAACGTCAAAATTGCCTGTCCTCGCATGAAGCGGGATTTTGCCCCAGAAGAACTTTCGGCCATGATTCTACGGAAACTCGCCGATGATGCCCAACGCTATCTGGGGGAGGAGGTAACCGGGGCGGTGATTACCGTTCCTGCCTATTTCAACGATGCCCAACGCCAAGCCACCCGAGACGCAGGACGAATTGCTGGGTTGGAGGTGAAACGGATTCTCAACGAACCCACCGCCGCCTCGCTGGCCTATGGCTTAGATCGGGCTGACAGTCAGACCATTTTGGTGTTTGACTTAGGGGGAGGAACCTTTGATGTCTCGGTGTTGGAAGTCGGCGATGGCGTGTTTGAAGTCAAAGCCACCAGCGGCGATACCCAACTGGGGGGGAATGACTTTGACAAGAAAATTGTCGATTACCTGGCCGAACAGTTCCTAGAGACGGAAAAAATCGATCTACGGCGCGATCGCCAAGCCCTACAACGGCTCACCGAAGCCGCCGAGAAAGCCAAAATCGAACTCAGTGGTGTCGGCGTCACGGATATTAATCTGCCCTTCATCACGGCCACGGAGGACGGGCCCAAACACATTGAAACCCGTCTCAGTCGCGGTCAATTTGAGGGCCTCTGTGGCGATTTACTCCGTCGTCTACGCTTACCGGTGAAACAGGCGGTGATTGATGCGGGGTTGCATCCCCGAGAAATCGATGAAATTGTTCTGGTGGGCGGTTCAACGCGAATGCCCATGGTAGAAGATTTGGTGCGCAATCTAATTCGCAAGGACCCCAACCAGAACGTTAACCCCGATGAAGTGGTAGCGATTGGCGGTGCGATTCAGGCGGGAATCCTGGATGGAGAAATTGCCGATGTCTTATTATTGGATGTAACGCCCCTTTCGGTGGGCTTGGAAACCGTCGGCGGGGTGATGAAAAAACTGATTCCACGTAACACGACCATTCCCGTACGGCGATCGGATATCTTCTCCACCTCAGAAAATAACCAAAGTCAAGTGGAAATTCATATCGCCCAAGGGGAACGGGAGATGGCGGCTGATAACAAGTCCCTGGGCCGCTTTAAGTTAACGGGGATTCCTCCAGCCCCGCGAGGAGTTCCTCAAATCCAGGTGGCCTTCGACATTGACGCCAACGGCATCTTACAAGTCAGCGCCCTTGATCGCGCCACGGGCCGAGAACAGAGCATCACGGTGCAAGGGGCCTCAACTCTCAACGAAGCCGAAATCCAAAACGCCATCCGTCAGGCGGACAAATTCGCCGAAACCGATCGCCTCCGTCGCGAGAAAGTTGATCGCCGCAACCGCGCCGAAGCCCTAGCGGCCCGGGCTGAACGGGAGTTACGTTCGGTAGCCCTGGACTTTGGGCTATCCTTTGCCCAAGGGACACGCCGCCGCGTCGAAGCCCTAGTGCGAGAACTCCGAGATAGTCTCGCCCGCAACGATGAACGAGGCTTAGACTTAGCCTCTGCTAGTTTGCAGGATGCTCTCTATGAACTAACACGGGAGGTTTCAGAATACTCCCTAGAAGCCAAAGGGGAAGGCTTTTTCGATAATATCCGGCGCACCATTGTCGGCGATGACGATCCCAATTATGGCTTTGAGGAGCGCCGCCCCGTCCGTCGCGGTCCACCCCCCGATCGCATCTCTCGGATGTCGCGCACGAATGCCTATGATGAAGATTGGGGCGACGACGATGATTGGTTCTAA
- the trpA gene encoding tryptophan synthase subunit alpha, whose protein sequence is MKSVSESFASLRQAGQCALIPFITAGDPDLNTTAEALRVLDRSGADIIELGVPYSDPLADGPAIQAAATRALKQGVRLDDVLELVRTVGPEISAPIVLFTYYNPILHRGIEAFLNSIAEVGVKGLVVPDLPLEESQFLLDCAAKVGVEVVLLVAPTSPKERILAIAQKSQGFIYLVSVTGVTGTRTQVSDRVKELIPQLQAVTDKPIGVGFGISEPEHARQMKDWGADAAICGSAFVKRLNQGTAAEGLAQIEQFCQELKQAIS, encoded by the coding sequence ATGAAATCGGTTTCTGAGTCGTTTGCGAGCTTACGTCAAGCGGGGCAATGTGCCTTAATTCCCTTTATTACTGCCGGAGATCCGGATTTAAACACAACGGCCGAGGCCTTACGAGTCCTCGATCGCAGTGGTGCCGATATCATTGAATTGGGAGTTCCCTATTCCGATCCCCTCGCTGACGGCCCCGCCATTCAAGCCGCCGCCACACGGGCCTTGAAACAGGGAGTCCGACTCGACGATGTTTTGGAGCTAGTACGGACGGTTGGCCCTGAGATTTCCGCCCCAATTGTTCTGTTTACCTATTACAACCCGATTTTGCACCGAGGTATCGAAGCCTTCCTCAACTCGATTGCTGAGGTGGGAGTGAAGGGGTTGGTGGTTCCCGATTTACCCCTAGAAGAGTCTCAGTTTTTGCTCGATTGTGCTGCGAAGGTTGGGGTAGAAGTGGTGTTACTGGTGGCCCCCACTAGCCCGAAAGAGCGGATTTTGGCGATCGCCCAAAAGTCCCAAGGGTTTATCTATCTCGTCAGTGTAACTGGAGTGACCGGAACCCGCACCCAAGTGAGCGATCGCGTCAAAGAGTTAATTCCCCAACTCCAAGCCGTCACCGACAAACCCATCGGCGTCGGTTTCGGCATCTCAGAACCGGAACACGCCCGCCAAATGAAGGACTGGGGAGCAGATGCGGCGATTTGTGGCAGTGCCTTCGTCAAACGTCTCAATCAAGGAACCGCTGCCGAAGGCTTAGCACAGATAGAGCAATTTTGTCAAGAGCTAAAGCAAGCAATTTCTTAG
- a CDS encoding bifunctional serine/threonine-protein kinase/formylglycine-generating enzyme family protein, whose amino-acid sequence MAWQPGTKIFGNRYTIEKRLKVGGFGITYLVKGPRGRAFVLKTLKDEVMTEAEYIPYRDKFLRDFDRETAKIAICRHRHIVQVENHFNHEGLPCMVMEYVQGQDLGDRVLRDGALSEDVALRYIREVGDALMVMHEKGLLHRDIKPQNIMVRLPADEAVLIDFGIAREFIPNLTQTHTVAYSPCFAPIEQYDEQEHRGEFTDVYGLAATLYYVLTGTWPPIATMRLRRDRLVIPKHWSPELQNAIKQGMAIESEDRPQTVADWLALLPDTKGGLPSFRFQTVRVNRQGQIIETIPGQARYYPQDLGQGVQLEMVQLPGGSFLMGTEEAEIERLCKKYDGEWFKRESPQHSVQVSPFLMGKTPVTQDQWRVVVTQVGKIVRDLNPDPSEFKGGNRPVEKVSWYNAVEWCARLSKLTGKEYRLPSEAEWEYACRGGTTTPFAFGEALTTDLANYDGNYTVAEEAKGQYRQETTPVASFPPNGFGLYDCHGNVWEWCFDPFHHNYQGAPGDGRVWDENVIDNRYQKPSANLKVLLKESDKTYVRRGGSWLYNPFDCRCAYRFHYSRDIFISSLGFRVCLVGAGLL is encoded by the coding sequence ATGGCTTGGCAACCCGGCACGAAAATTTTTGGCAACCGTTACACCATTGAAAAGCGGCTCAAAGTCGGCGGTTTCGGCATCACCTACCTCGTCAAAGGTCCCAGGGGTCGCGCGTTTGTCCTGAAAACCCTCAAGGATGAGGTGATGACCGAGGCAGAGTACATCCCCTATCGAGATAAGTTTCTGCGGGACTTTGACCGAGAAACAGCGAAAATTGCCATCTGTCGCCATCGCCACATTGTCCAAGTGGAGAATCATTTTAACCATGAGGGGTTGCCCTGTATGGTGATGGAGTATGTTCAGGGGCAGGATTTGGGCGATCGCGTGTTGCGCGATGGGGCGTTATCCGAGGATGTGGCGTTGCGCTATATCCGAGAAGTGGGAGACGCCTTGATGGTGATGCACGAGAAGGGATTGCTGCATCGGGATATTAAGCCCCAGAACATTATGGTGCGGTTGCCCGCTGATGAGGCGGTGTTGATTGATTTTGGCATTGCCCGGGAGTTTATCCCCAATTTGACTCAAACTCACACGGTCGCCTATAGCCCCTGTTTTGCGCCCATTGAGCAGTATGATGAGCAAGAACATCGGGGGGAATTTACCGATGTCTATGGCTTGGCGGCGACCCTGTACTATGTGCTGACGGGGACATGGCCACCCATTGCTACGATGCGGCTGAGGCGCGATCGGCTGGTGATTCCTAAGCATTGGTCGCCCGAACTGCAAAACGCGATTAAGCAAGGGATGGCAATTGAGTCGGAAGACCGCCCCCAAACCGTGGCGGACTGGTTGGCCCTGTTGCCTGATACTAAAGGAGGTTTACCGTCCTTTCGTTTCCAGACCGTGCGGGTTAACCGTCAGGGGCAAATTATTGAAACAATCCCCGGTCAGGCGCGGTACTATCCCCAGGATTTAGGTCAAGGGGTGCAGTTGGAGATGGTGCAACTCCCCGGTGGAAGCTTTTTGATGGGAACCGAAGAGGCGGAAATTGAGCGCCTGTGTAAAAAGTATGATGGAGAATGGTTTAAGCGGGAAAGTCCCCAGCATTCAGTCCAGGTTTCCCCCTTTTTGATGGGGAAAACCCCCGTCACCCAAGACCAATGGCGGGTGGTGGTGACGCAAGTGGGCAAAATTGTCCGGGATCTGAACCCCGACCCATCTGAGTTCAAAGGCGGAAATCGTCCGGTTGAAAAAGTGTCTTGGTATAATGCGGTGGAGTGGTGCGCTCGATTAAGTAAGCTAACGGGTAAGGAATACCGCCTCCCCAGCGAGGCAGAATGGGAATATGCCTGTCGTGGCGGGACGACGACCCCCTTTGCCTTTGGGGAAGCACTCACCACTGATTTAGCTAATTATGACGGGAACTATACCGTTGCCGAGGAAGCTAAGGGACAATATCGACAAGAAACCACCCCAGTCGCCAGCTTTCCCCCCAATGGCTTTGGCTTGTATGATTGTCATGGCAATGTTTGGGAGTGGTGTTTTGACCCCTTCCATCACAATTATCAGGGTGCGCCTGGGGATGGTCGAGTCTGGGATGAAAATGTGATTGATAATCGTTATCAAAAACCTTCGGCAAATCTTAAGGTTTTATTGAAGGAAAGTGAT
- a CDS encoding DUF3007 family protein, with protein MRRIDALAIGFGVFIAGGAAYLVLQQVGLDSASAGIWSQVLLIAGLVGWVATYLFRFATSNMTYHQQLRDYTQSVIEKRWETMTPEERDRLLASLDELESSPETSSPKSSSHPSE; from the coding sequence ATGCGACGAATTGATGCACTTGCGATCGGGTTTGGTGTCTTTATTGCTGGAGGTGCCGCCTATCTAGTTCTGCAACAGGTGGGACTCGATTCAGCCTCGGCGGGAATCTGGAGTCAGGTGCTTCTGATTGCCGGCCTGGTTGGCTGGGTGGCGACGTATTTATTTCGCTTCGCCACTAGCAATATGACCTATCATCAGCAGCTTCGGGACTATACCCAGTCCGTGATTGAGAAACGCTGGGAAACCATGACTCCCGAAGAACGCGATCGCCTCCTGGCGAGTCTCGATGAGTTGGAGTCCTCCCCAGAGACATCTTCCCCCAAATCTTCTTCCCATCCTTCTGAATAA
- a CDS encoding GAF domain-containing protein — protein sequence MSPNSAHSVAVQHLKALRRAIAAQEELISSAYASQRAARGQLMLKSVLLEIIQVFSRLTAAEEGSIFLLNDEGVVIESILARGATMRELKRNLIGQVLDQGLAGWVVKHRRLGIIDDTETDDRWVTLAHQPYEVRSVLCIPIFKAKQVCAVVTLMHPNVAHFSHLAVLRYMDVVASVVGLVLDNVQQKIELTEVNDLEAIGSSESVPISDPSTDSSSPTSETLNTELTQTGVYIITGEGKFLYANPCFAHVFDYRLEDLVTLNSMFELICPQTGDLLLQDIKRCLNRETRSFRGSCEGRGKHGDRIPLILEGNLTRFYGKPAIVGTLSRQ from the coding sequence GTGTCCCCTAATTCTGCCCATTCCGTTGCCGTTCAACATCTTAAGGCCCTACGACGGGCGATCGCCGCCCAAGAGGAACTGATTTCTAGTGCCTATGCCAGCCAGCGAGCCGCACGGGGACAGTTAATGCTCAAATCCGTCCTCTTGGAAATCATCCAAGTCTTCAGCCGTTTGACGGCGGCGGAAGAGGGAAGTATCTTTTTGCTCAACGACGAGGGAGTTGTCATCGAGAGTATTCTGGCACGGGGCGCCACGATGCGAGAACTCAAACGCAACCTGATTGGACAAGTGTTAGATCAGGGATTGGCCGGATGGGTGGTTAAGCATCGCCGTTTAGGCATTATTGATGACACTGAAACCGATGATCGTTGGGTTACGTTGGCCCACCAGCCCTATGAGGTGCGATCGGTGCTTTGTATCCCCATTTTTAAAGCCAAGCAAGTCTGTGCGGTGGTGACGCTGATGCACCCGAATGTGGCCCATTTTAGTCACCTGGCAGTTCTGCGCTATATGGATGTTGTGGCTTCTGTGGTGGGGTTGGTGCTTGATAATGTTCAACAGAAAATTGAGTTAACTGAAGTCAATGACTTAGAGGCGATCGGTTCAAGCGAGTCTGTTCCCATCTCCGATCCCTCCACTGACAGTTCATCACCCACCTCAGAAACGCTCAACACGGAACTGACGCAAACAGGAGTTTATATTATTACGGGCGAAGGGAAGTTCCTCTATGCTAATCCCTGCTTTGCCCATGTGTTTGATTACCGACTGGAGGATTTAGTCACCCTGAATTCCATGTTTGAGTTAATTTGTCCCCAGACGGGCGACCTCCTTCTCCAAGATATTAAACGCTGTCTCAATCGGGAAACTCGCAGTTTTCGCGGTTCCTGTGAGGGACGGGGCAAACATGGCGACAGAATCCCCCTCATCCTCGAAGGCAACCTCACTCGCTTCTACGGCAAACCGGCGATTGTGGGAACGCTCAGTAGGCAATAG
- the purB gene encoding adenylosuccinate lyase, protein MSIPRYTLPEMGDLWTDRYKYQTWLQVEIAVCEAQAELGYIPMEAVEDIKAKANFEPERILEIEAEVRHDVIAFLTNVNEYVGDAGRYIHLGMTSSDMLDTALALQLVASSNVLLQRLEDTIQAIRYQAQQHRHTVMVGRSHGIHAEPITFGFKLAGWLAEMLRHRDRLVAVRQSVAVGKISGAVGTYANLDPRIEALACQKLGLEPDMASTQVISRDRHAEFVQALALVAASLERFSVEIRNLQRTDVLEVEEYFSKGQKGSSAMPHKRNPIRSERLSGLARVIRGNAVAALENVALWHERDISHSSVERMILPDSCTVLHFMLHETTELVKNLLVYPENMLRNMNLYGGVIFSQRVLLTLVGKGLSREDAYAIVQSCAHSAWNQPNGDFRKLISQDPRVAQHLTPEEVDECFDPQYHLRNLDQVYQRLNI, encoded by the coding sequence ATGTCGATCCCACGATACACTTTGCCCGAAATGGGCGACCTTTGGACAGATCGGTATAAATACCAAACTTGGCTGCAAGTTGAAATTGCCGTTTGTGAGGCCCAGGCGGAACTCGGCTATATTCCCATGGAGGCGGTGGAGGACATCAAAGCCAAAGCCAACTTTGAGCCGGAGCGCATTTTAGAAATTGAGGCCGAAGTCCGTCATGACGTAATTGCCTTTCTCACCAACGTCAACGAATATGTCGGCGATGCGGGGCGTTATATCCACTTGGGGATGACCAGTTCCGATATGCTGGATACGGCTCTGGCGTTGCAGTTGGTAGCTAGCAGCAATGTCCTGTTGCAACGACTCGAAGATACGATTCAGGCCATTCGCTATCAGGCCCAACAACACCGCCATACCGTCATGGTGGGCCGTTCCCACGGCATTCACGCCGAACCGATTACCTTTGGTTTTAAGTTGGCCGGTTGGTTGGCGGAAATGCTGCGTCATCGCGATCGCCTGGTGGCGGTGCGTCAGTCTGTGGCGGTGGGTAAAATTTCCGGTGCGGTGGGGACCTATGCGAATTTAGACCCCCGGATTGAGGCCCTGGCTTGTCAGAAATTGGGATTAGAACCGGATATGGCCTCAACTCAGGTCATTTCCCGCGATCGCCATGCCGAGTTTGTGCAAGCGTTAGCCTTAGTGGCGGCTTCCCTGGAACGGTTCTCAGTAGAGATTCGCAACTTACAACGCACCGATGTGTTAGAAGTTGAGGAATACTTCTCCAAAGGTCAGAAAGGGTCCTCAGCCATGCCTCATAAGCGCAATCCCATTCGTTCCGAGCGCCTGTCGGGATTAGCGCGGGTGATTCGGGGCAATGCTGTAGCGGCCCTGGAAAATGTGGCCCTATGGCATGAACGGGATATTTCCCACAGTTCCGTGGAACGGATGATTCTGCCGGATTCTTGTACCGTGTTGCACTTTATGCTCCATGAAACCACGGAGTTAGTCAAGAATTTGCTGGTGTATCCCGAGAATATGCTGCGTAATATGAACCTCTATGGCGGCGTAATTTTCAGCCAGCGGGTGTTATTAACCCTGGTGGGGAAAGGGTTGAGTCGGGAAGATGCCTATGCGATCGTCCAGTCTTGCGCTCACAGTGCTTGGAATCAACCCAATGGCGATTTCCGCAAGTTGATTAGTCAAGATCCTCGGGTGGCGCAACATCTCACCCCGGAAGAGGTGGATGAGTGTTTCGATCCCCAATATCATCTACGCAATCTCGATCAAGTCTATCAACGCTTGAATATCTAG
- a CDS encoding DnaJ C-terminal domain-containing protein, whose translation MQNFRDYYKILGVPRDASTEEIKRSYRRLARKYHPDMNPGDKSAEERFKDIGEAYNVLSDSAKRSQYDQFSRFLNQKKAKRRPVARSPRSTAPADARFEQYADFNSFLDDLLNRRPNARSTPQPPPGTRLRVDGPEAFRTRTTKTAYTVSRPAPQDVEALLTLPLEKAYSGGRERIRLEDGRSLEVTMPPGMVTGQRIRLKGQGNQGGDLYLKITVAPHPLFRIEGADIVCTVPVTPSEAVLAAKVEVKTLDGLVKVGLPKGVKSGQRLRLAGKGYLTRDGQRGDQLVEVQIVTPPEISAEERELYEKLRSLETFNPRRDG comes from the coding sequence ATGCAAAACTTCCGCGATTACTACAAAATATTGGGAGTTCCCCGAGATGCTTCAACTGAGGAAATTAAACGCTCCTACCGGCGACTAGCCCGGAAGTACCACCCGGATATGAATCCGGGGGATAAGTCAGCTGAGGAACGGTTTAAGGATATCGGGGAAGCCTACAACGTGCTGTCCGATTCAGCTAAACGCAGTCAATACGACCAGTTCAGCCGCTTCCTCAATCAGAAGAAAGCCAAACGGCGACCGGTGGCTCGCAGTCCCCGCAGTACTGCCCCAGCGGATGCCCGTTTCGAGCAGTATGCGGACTTTAATAGTTTCCTCGATGATCTCCTCAATCGTCGTCCCAATGCCCGCAGCACTCCCCAACCGCCCCCAGGGACACGCCTACGGGTGGATGGCCCGGAGGCATTCCGCACCCGCACTACCAAGACAGCTTATACTGTCTCGCGCCCGGCCCCCCAGGATGTGGAGGCGTTGCTGACATTACCCCTGGAGAAAGCCTATAGCGGTGGCCGGGAGCGGATTCGTTTGGAGGATGGGCGATCGCTCGAAGTGACAATGCCCCCGGGAATGGTGACGGGGCAACGGATTCGTCTCAAGGGCCAGGGCAATCAAGGGGGGGATTTATATCTCAAGATTACCGTTGCCCCTCATCCTTTATTCCGCATTGAAGGGGCGGATATTGTCTGTACCGTTCCGGTGACACCCTCCGAGGCGGTATTGGCAGCTAAGGTGGAGGTGAAGACCTTAGATGGTTTGGTTAAGGTGGGACTTCCCAAGGGAGTGAAGTCAGGACAGCGGTTACGTTTGGCGGGGAAAGGCTATCTGACACGGGATGGCCAGCGAGGGGATCAGTTGGTGGAGGTGCAAATTGTCACTCCCCCAGAGATTAGTGCTGAGGAACGGGAACTCTACGAGAAATTGCGATCGCTCGAAACCTTTAATCCCCGCCGCGATGGCTAA